A window of Deinococcus betulae contains these coding sequences:
- a CDS encoding IS1 family transposase — protein MTAQRQAVQAPLRAASLERQETARVQVQRQAVQSEPVGLTLPAGALEAALQRQVQTAAPVPAKPQTPSDWVTVMRARAEEVDGKALDTRQYAQFTSLQRQVAQTLAQGFKTDSGPAAARYETYGEHLASLQRHAISAPVSRVVMGMVPGSERPALQRAVDLAVQRHEIQAAQDAQAVQAVALQRQLADLDAEATQPVLQRIQARRGSGNPLPETVQRHLEQGLNHDLSKVRIHDDAEADLMAKGVNAMAFTTGTDIFFQSGKFSPNTQSGLELLAHEVTHTVQQSQGRVGKGIDPDAGLESEARSMGSKLAQVMPSPKTLMPPSPHAPGVYNKQAALQRAQDGTVQRFALKPLYDLQPQTVQRWGNPFSWAADKVKDGAQAIADKGKAVIAGALTALPGYRELCLAFGKDLVTGKTMAGDPNSILETLAGWVPGPLKDVLKALKETNAIPKAWTWFKAELGKLDLGGALGEVASAIGKADLGAVCHTDRLAAYKSVVFGGQHCIGGTQHRERFNATLRARLAHLVRRSLSFSRRQSHLETVIWLFISTTRHDLEPSTRRVPCSAGSSPAGNGLTPRGVLAPGLHVSSLRA, from the coding sequence GTGACGGCGCAGAGACAAGCCGTGCAGGCCCCATTGCGGGCGGCGAGTTTAGAGCGGCAGGAGACGGCGCGTGTTCAGGTCCAGCGCCAGGCGGTGCAGTCGGAGCCGGTTGGGCTCACCTTGCCCGCAGGCGCCCTTGAAGCGGCCCTTCAACGTCAGGTGCAGACGGCCGCGCCAGTCCCCGCAAAGCCACAGACCCCCAGCGACTGGGTGACGGTGATGCGCGCGCGCGCCGAAGAAGTAGACGGCAAGGCCCTCGACACGCGGCAGTACGCGCAGTTCACCAGCCTCCAGCGGCAGGTGGCGCAAACGTTGGCACAAGGGTTCAAGACAGATTCAGGCCCAGCGGCAGCGCGGTACGAGACCTATGGCGAACATCTGGCCAGTCTGCAGCGGCACGCCATCAGTGCCCCCGTATCCCGGGTGGTCATGGGCATGGTGCCTGGCAGTGAGCGCCCAGCGCTGCAACGTGCCGTGGATCTAGCTGTCCAACGTCATGAAATCCAAGCAGCCCAGGACGCTCAAGCGGTCCAGGCGGTCGCCCTTCAGCGCCAGTTGGCCGACTTGGACGCTGAGGCCACTCAGCCCGTCCTGCAACGGATTCAAGCGAGACGTGGCAGTGGCAACCCGCTCCCGGAGACCGTACAGCGTCACCTGGAACAGGGGCTCAACCATGACCTGAGCAAGGTCCGTATTCATGACGACGCTGAGGCTGACCTCATGGCCAAAGGTGTGAACGCGATGGCCTTTACAACGGGCACGGACATCTTCTTCCAGAGTGGGAAGTTCAGCCCGAATACCCAAAGTGGGTTAGAACTCCTGGCGCACGAAGTGACCCACACAGTGCAGCAGTCCCAGGGCCGGGTCGGCAAAGGCATTGACCCGGATGCTGGTCTGGAAAGCGAGGCTCGCTCTATGGGCAGCAAGCTGGCCCAGGTCATGCCCAGCCCGAAAACCCTGATGCCGCCGAGCCCCCACGCGCCAGGCGTCTACAATAAGCAGGCGGCGCTGCAACGTGCCCAGGACGGCACGGTTCAGCGGTTCGCCCTAAAGCCGCTCTACGACCTGCAACCGCAGACGGTGCAGCGCTGGGGCAATCCCTTCAGCTGGGCGGCCGACAAGGTCAAAGACGGCGCGCAGGCGATCGCGGACAAAGGCAAAGCGGTGATTGCTGGTGCTCTGACGGCCTTGCCGGGCTACCGGGAACTGTGCCTGGCGTTCGGGAAGGACCTGGTCACGGGCAAGACGATGGCGGGGGATCCCAACTCCATCCTGGAGACGCTGGCCGGCTGGGTCCCAGGACCCTTAAAAGACGTCCTCAAAGCCCTGAAGGAGACGAACGCGATTCCGAAGGCCTGGACGTGGTTTAAGGCAGAACTGGGCAAGCTCGACCTGGGCGGCGCCCTGGGGGAAGTGGCCAGTGCGATTGGCAAGGCGGATCTGGGCGCGGTCTGTCACACCGATCGCCTGGCGGCCTACAAGAGCGTGGTGTTTGGGGGACAGCACTGCATTGGTGGGACACAGCATAGAGAGCGCTTCAATGCGACCTTGCGCGCCCGTCTGGCTCATCTCGTCCGTCGTTCGCTGTCCTTCAGCCGACGCCAATCACATCTGGAGACCGTGATCTGGCTCTTCATCAGTACAACGCGTCATGACCTTGAACCCTCGACCCGGCGGGTTCCCTGTTCAGCGGGTTCGTCCCCCGCGGGGAACGGACTGACACCCCGCGGGGTGCTGGCTCCTGGGCTTCACGTGAGTTCGCTGAGGGCATGA